Proteins from a genomic interval of Diaminobutyricimonas aerilata:
- a CDS encoding Dyp-type peroxidase, with amino-acid sequence MRRRSVLLGLGGLVTGAVAGGVGWGAATGWATAPVTGGKPSTEDPKLPRVEAAGRQQAGIRRPDTPQSHGRLLALDLPSTDLGWLAALGDLILDIVDGSHPDAATILPDGAGDLSITVGLGPRVIASVDPALPGAEELPDFKNDGAIPDSRRGGDVLLAAYCSDPTALRPVLDLVAAAVPGATKRWDQRGFRAPSEGTIVRNPLGFLDGVVVPRGDAEFDENVWIPDGPLAQGTVCVIRRLRLDVNAFHARSRGEQEAVFGRRAGDGAPLSGGGPRDQVDLRAKTPEGEYLVPANAHARAAHPSFTGSELMLRRGYTFDDGDVDGVADTGLLFVCFQRSLRTFTATQQRLDEVDALSQFVTPTGSATFVILPGFDRDRPLGAALVALHG; translated from the coding sequence ATGCGACGCCGCTCCGTGCTGCTCGGCCTCGGGGGACTCGTCACCGGTGCCGTCGCCGGAGGCGTCGGCTGGGGAGCGGCGACCGGATGGGCGACCGCCCCGGTCACGGGCGGGAAGCCCAGCACCGAAGACCCGAAGCTGCCCCGCGTCGAGGCGGCCGGGCGGCAGCAGGCGGGCATCCGCCGCCCCGACACCCCGCAATCCCACGGACGGCTGCTCGCGCTCGACCTCCCCTCGACCGACCTCGGCTGGCTCGCCGCGCTCGGCGACCTCATCCTCGACATCGTCGACGGTTCGCATCCGGATGCCGCGACGATCCTTCCCGACGGCGCCGGCGACCTGAGCATCACGGTGGGTCTCGGACCGCGGGTAATCGCGTCGGTCGACCCGGCGCTGCCCGGCGCGGAGGAGCTGCCCGACTTCAAGAACGACGGGGCCATCCCCGACTCCCGCCGCGGCGGCGACGTGCTGCTCGCCGCGTACTGCTCCGACCCCACCGCGTTGCGGCCCGTTCTCGACCTCGTCGCCGCGGCGGTGCCCGGCGCGACGAAGCGGTGGGATCAGCGCGGATTCCGCGCCCCGAGCGAGGGCACGATCGTGCGCAACCCGCTCGGGTTCCTCGACGGCGTCGTGGTGCCGCGCGGCGACGCCGAGTTCGACGAGAACGTGTGGATTCCCGACGGCCCGCTCGCGCAGGGCACCGTGTGCGTCATCCGTCGCCTCCGGCTCGACGTCAACGCCTTCCACGCCCGCTCGCGGGGCGAGCAGGAGGCCGTGTTCGGTCGTCGCGCCGGCGACGGTGCACCCCTCTCCGGCGGTGGTCCGCGCGACCAGGTCGACCTGCGGGCGAAGACGCCCGAGGGCGAGTACCTCGTGCCCGCGAACGCGCACGCGCGCGCCGCGCATCCGTCGTTCACCGGCAGCGAGCTCATGCTGCGCCGCGGCTACACGTTCGACGACGGCGACGTCGACGGGGTCGCCGACACCGGGCTGCTGTTCGTGTGCTTCCAGCGCTCGCTCCGCACCTTCACCGCGACGCAGCAACGGCTCGACGAGGTCGACGCGCTGTCACAATTCGTCACGCCCACCGGGTCGGCGACGTTCGTGATCCTGCCCGGATTCGACCGCGATCGGCCGCTCGGCGCAGCGCTCGTGGCACTCCACGGCTGA
- a CDS encoding right-handed parallel beta-helix repeat-containing protein: MRSVLLLAASALLLTLGACSTTGGPSEPEGDAPAVVTVPTDAPTITEAVDRVAEGGLVLVEPGTYTETVVIDTEGVTLRGLDRNEVVIDGEGLRPEGVVVIADGVRVENLTVKEHTFNGVLVTGMHDGGEAQAHGLDGYETLDPEKFPPIERFSISHVTSYNNGLYGIYAFDSRHGSITDSYASGSADSGFYVGQCEECDIVVRGNTAENNAVGFENANASDSVYIVGNRWSGNRIGMTLLSNYQEAFLPQRANTVVGNLIADNVSSQSPAQADGGFGVGLGIAGGQSNVLERNTIAGNPHAGVLVSGAEDIAAQGNRFSGTVFADNGVDLANTSLSRAAASGNCLAAGDPATTAPASFARDDCDAAEQAAVATDALTRPEAPPGMSFLKVPAPPAQPQLPGDLRSTPDPLPDTVGAPDDLASVLAPARDWRPGA; this comes from the coding sequence ATGAGATCGGTGCTGCTGCTGGCCGCATCCGCCCTGCTGCTCACCCTCGGCGCGTGCAGCACGACGGGTGGTCCGAGCGAGCCGGAGGGCGACGCCCCCGCCGTCGTGACCGTGCCGACGGATGCGCCGACGATCACCGAGGCGGTCGACCGGGTTGCCGAGGGCGGGCTCGTGCTCGTCGAACCGGGGACCTACACCGAGACGGTCGTCATCGACACCGAGGGTGTGACTCTGCGCGGGCTCGACCGCAACGAGGTCGTCATCGACGGTGAGGGCCTGCGGCCCGAGGGCGTCGTCGTGATCGCCGACGGCGTTCGGGTGGAGAACCTCACCGTCAAGGAGCACACGTTCAACGGCGTGCTCGTCACCGGTATGCACGACGGCGGCGAGGCGCAAGCGCACGGGCTCGACGGCTACGAGACGCTCGACCCCGAGAAGTTCCCGCCCATCGAACGGTTCTCGATCTCGCACGTCACGTCGTACAACAACGGGCTCTACGGCATCTACGCCTTCGACAGCAGGCACGGGTCGATCACCGACTCGTACGCATCCGGATCCGCCGACTCCGGTTTCTACGTGGGGCAGTGCGAGGAGTGCGACATCGTCGTGCGCGGCAACACCGCCGAGAACAACGCGGTCGGGTTCGAGAACGCCAACGCGAGCGACTCGGTCTACATCGTCGGCAACCGCTGGTCGGGCAACCGCATCGGCATGACGCTGCTCAGCAACTACCAGGAGGCGTTCCTGCCGCAGCGCGCCAACACCGTGGTCGGCAACCTCATCGCCGACAACGTGTCGTCGCAGTCGCCCGCGCAGGCCGACGGCGGCTTCGGGGTGGGTCTCGGCATCGCCGGCGGGCAGTCGAACGTGCTGGAGCGCAACACCATCGCGGGCAACCCGCACGCCGGGGTGCTCGTCTCGGGGGCGGAGGACATCGCCGCGCAGGGCAACCGTTTCTCGGGCACCGTGTTCGCCGACAACGGCGTCGACCTCGCCAACACCTCGCTGTCGCGCGCCGCGGCATCCGGCAACTGCCTCGCGGCCGGTGATCCCGCCACGACCGCGCCGGCCTCGTTCGCCCGCGACGACTGCGACGCGGCCGAGCAGGCGGCGGTCGCCACGGACGCCCTGACCCGTCCCGAGGCGCCGCCCGGGATGTCGTTCCTCAAGGTGCCGGCGCCGCCCGCGCAACCGCAGCTGCCGGGCGACCTGCGTAGCACCCCGGATCCGCTGCCCGACACGGTCGGTGCCCCGGATGACCTCGCCTCGGTGCTGGCGCCCGCGCGCGACTGGAGACCCGGGGCGTGA